Below is a window of Myxococcus guangdongensis DNA.
CGAGCCGCTCACGCAGCGTCGCGTCGTCATCGACGAGCAGGAGGCTCGGGTGGTGGCCATCACCGACAGGGGTGCTCATGACGCCACCTCCGTGACCGCGGGCGCGCCGAGCGGAAGCGCCAGGCTCGCCACCGTGCCCTGTCCAGGCGTGGAGCGCAGCTCCAGCGAACCGCCGAGCTGCTCCGCCAGCGTGCGCGCCAGGAACAACCCCAGGCCCATGCCCTCGCCCGGTGCCTTCGTGGTGAAGAACGGCTCACCCGCGCGCGCGAGCACGTCCGCGGGCATCCCCGCGCCGCCATCGCGCACCTCCAGCCTCGCGCCGCCCTTGCCCTCCACCACCCGCAGCTCCACCGCCTTCGACGGAGGCGACGCCTGCAGCGCGTTCTTCACCAACCCGCGAACCACCCGCGCCAGCGCGCGCGGCGGCCCCTGCACCCACCGTCCGCTCAGCTCCGTCGGCAGCTCCACCTTCACCCGCTCCACGCCCGACAGCTCCGCCAGCGAGTCCTCCACCAACCTGCCCAGTGGCATCGGATGGAAGGCCTCCCCCGTCGTCTGTCCCGCGTCCGCGGACATCTGCACCAGCACGTCGCGGCAGCGGTCCACCTGCTGCCGGATGAGCCTCAAGTCCTCACGCACCGCCTCGGACGTCCCCGCCGATGCCAGCGCGCGCTCCACTTCCTTCGACACCACCGCGATGGTCGACAACGGCGTCGACAGCTCATGCGCCGCGCCCGCCGCCAGCGTCGCCAACGACGCCACCTTCTCGCGACGCGCATGCTGCACACGCGCCTGCGCCAGCTCCTGCTCGCGCTCCTCCAGCGCCCGCGTCACCCGCTGCACGAAGTACGCGATGAAGCCCGCCGCCACCGCGAACGCCACCCACATGCCGTTCAGGTGCAGCCGCATCAGCGCCGCGTGGTCCGGCCGCGCCAGCCCCGGCACCAGCTCCACGTCCTGCAACACGAACAGCGAGCCGAACGCCGCGAGCGTGAAGCCCAACAGGCCCCACATCCACCGCGCCGGCAGCAGCACCGTGCCCAGCACCACGTTCACCAGGTACAGCATCGTGAAGGGGTTGTGCGTCCCTCCGCTGAGCGCCAGCAGGCCCGTGAGCACCAGCGTGTCCCACAGCATCAACTTGCCGATGGTCGCTTCACTCACCCTCGCCCGGCCGAGCCACGCGCGCACCGCCAGGTTCGTCGCGGCCTCCAACCCCAACAGCCCCGCCAGCACCGGCACCGGCAACGCCAGCTCCAACCCATACGCCGCCAGCGCGATGACCAGCGCCTGCCCGAGCAGGAGGCCCCAGCGCAGCCGCAACAGCCACTCCAGGTTGATGCGGGCGCGAGAGGCGGGCTCGTGGGCGACAGGAGGCGTCATGGCACGACAGGAGGCTGCAGCGAGGCGGACCGGGCCACGTTGCCCAGCATGTCCACGTTGCGCGGCGATTCGCCGGGGCCCACGCCATCCAGCCACGAATCCCACGCCAGTGTGAAGACCCGCTCCGCCCTGGGCGAGTCCTCCGACAGCTCCACCCCGTCCAGCACCACGTCCACCGACGAGCGCCCGCGCGTCT
It encodes the following:
- a CDS encoding ATP-binding protein, with amino-acid sequence MTPPVAHEPASRARINLEWLLRLRWGLLLGQALVIALAAYGLELALPVPVLAGLLGLEAATNLAVRAWLGRARVSEATIGKLMLWDTLVLTGLLALSGGTHNPFTMLYLVNVVLGTVLLPARWMWGLLGFTLAAFGSLFVLQDVELVPGLARPDHAALMRLHLNGMWVAFAVAAGFIAYFVQRVTRALEEREQELAQARVQHARREKVASLATLAAGAAHELSTPLSTIAVVSKEVERALASAGTSEAVREDLRLIRQQVDRCRDVLVQMSADAGQTTGEAFHPMPLGRLVEDSLAELSGVERVKVELPTELSGRWVQGPPRALARVVRGLVKNALQASPPSKAVELRVVEGKGGARLEVRDGGAGMPADVLARAGEPFFTTKAPGEGMGLGLFLARTLAEQLGGSLELRSTPGQGTVASLALPLGAPAVTEVAS